In Felis catus isolate Fca126 chromosome A2, F.catus_Fca126_mat1.0, whole genome shotgun sequence, the following proteins share a genomic window:
- the NBEAL2 gene encoding neurobeachin-like protein 2 isoform X1, which produces MAASERLYELWLLYYAQKDLSYLQQWLKAFVGAFEKSISLFSLEPRRPEEAGAEVPLLPLDALHVLAEQLDKGDLEQALLLLKLFIILCRNLENVEAGWGQVLAPRVLALLTWLTAELKGAHASQEGRGPQLENVALHALLLCEGLFDPYQTWRRQHSGEVITSKEKSKYKFPPAALPSEFSAFFRESLQDADGLPPVLLLRLVHLFGAVLAGGKENGQMAVSAGSVQGLLGVVRGWDRGPAQDPRLVPLALEALVGAVHVLHASRTPPRGPELRTLLEGYFRILNADWPAGPSPGPEEALVTLRVSMLDAIPMMLACEDRPVLQATFLSNNCFEHLTRLIQNSKLYLQARAPPEGDSDLATRLLTEPDVQKVLDQDTDAIAVHVVRVLTCIMSGSPSAKEVFKERIGYPHLHEVLQSQGPPTHRLLQELLNMAVEGDHSVCPPPPILNEQPVLMLMQWLPALPTAELRLFLAQRLWWLCDSCPASRSTCVQAGLVGYLLETLSTGVALGVRCQEQLLALLQALGRVSLRPLELRCLLRPPPGLDSGPGGAEAGNARHAGAIIRALSGMARHRGPARALHYFDLTPSMAGIMVPPVQRWPGPGFTFHAWLCLHPTAAAPAPAPSRPLQRKQLYSFFTSSGSGFEAFFTAAGTLVVAVCTRKEYLTMSLPEVSFADSAWHCVAIVHMPGRRPFSQNLVHVYKDGHPVKTAPLRCPSLSEPFSSCCIGSAGHRTTTTTTGLPPPPVPAALAHAHPSLSRSQSVPATAGLGWGSGLVAPLQEGSISSTLAGTQDTRWGSPTSLEGELGAVVIFHEALQAAFLRALSTLGPNEMAPFKPEGELHELSTKLLLHYSPQACKNNICLDLSPGHRLDGRLTGHRVETWDVKDVVTCVGGMAALLPLLERVASQPQEAEAGPAETHDLVGPELTSGHNTQGLLLPLGKSSEERMERNAVAAFLLMLRNFLQGHTVNQESLVQCQGPAIIGALLRKVPSWAMDMNVLMSAQLLMEQVAAEGSGPLLYLLYQHLLFNFHLWSPSDFAVRLGHIQYMSSIVREHRQKLRKKYGVQFILDALRTHYSPQREHPLAADDVRTVQTSLLGLVREFLVRSSATDHLQVTLSFLAATGDDGQVAGALDLLLALLQGSPAQEALAVFLLEQGNLEVLLALLVQPRSLSLLPDRVCKILRRLQQNERLPERSRQRLRLREYGLQGLIACLPEGAASPQLCQGLYKLFLGADCLNLSDLLAVVQLSLQADLGVRLDVCRQLFHLIHGQPDVVQLLARQAGWQDVLTRLYVLEAATAGSPLPFPPETPTSPEPALCKPPTESPESSDVFLPSETPSPDPDSFYHALSPFCTPFDLGLERASVGSCNNAGSGSGSGTLTPASQPGTPSPLDGPRPFPVAHGRHSSSLSNVLEDGSLPEPAISGDDTSNTSNPQQTPEEELCNLLTNVLFSVAWRGVEGSDEAAWRERGQVFSVLTQLGASATLVRPPDCIKRSLLEMMLESALTDIKEAPAGVLASLTQQALWLLRLLQDFLCAEGHGNQELWSEKLFEGVCNLLDRMGAWPHLANGTADLREMAQIGLRLVLGYILLEDPQLHAQAYVKLHSLLQTAVPMRREEACYVLSKLESALARALNTPTSETPTEEREPSAAAAAATERCSWLVPLVRTLLDRAYGPLGLQWGLPSLPPTNGSPTFFEDFQAFCATPEWRHFIDKQVQPTMSQFEMDTYAKSHDLMSGFWNACYDTLMSSGQRRQRERAHSRRAFQELVLEPAQRRARLEGLRYAAALKQQAAQHSTALLHWGALWRQLSSPCGAWALRDPPLPRWKLSSAETYSRMRLKLVPNHHFNPHLEASALRDNLGEAPLTPTEEASLPLAVTKEAKVSTLPEELPEDQLGEDELAALETVMQAAELDEQHEKLVLSAECQLVTVVAVIPGLLEITTQHVYFYDGSAERVETEEGIGHDFRRPLAQLREVHLRRFNLRRSALELFFIDQANYFLNFPCKVGGTTASSPWQAPRPQPCLIPPHTQVRNQVYSWLLRLRPPAQGYLSSRSPQEMLRASGLTQKWVQREISNFEYLMQLNTIAGRTYNDLSQYPVFPWVLQDYVSPTLDLSNPAVFRDLSKPIGVVNPKHAQLVREKYESFEDPAGTIDKFHYGTHYSNAAGVMHYLIRVEPFTSLHVQLQSGRFDCSDRQFHSVAAAWQARLESPADVKELIPEFFYFPDFLENQNGFDLGCLQLTNEKVGDVVLPPWASSPEDFIQQHRQALESEYVSAHLHEWIDLIFGYKQRGPAAEEALNVFYYCTYEGAVDLDHVADERERKALEGIISNFGQTPCQLLKEPHPARLSAEEAAQRLARLDTNSPSIFQHLDQLKAFFAEVISDGVPLVLALVPHRQSHSFIIQGSSDLLVTVSASGLLGTHSWLPYDRNINNYFSFSKDPTIGNPKMQRLLSGPWVPGSGVSGQALAVTPDGKLLFSGGHWDGSLRVTSLSRGKLLKQLNRHLDVVTCLALDTCGIYLISGSRDTTCMVWRLLQEGGLSVGLASKPVQVLYGHEAAVSCVAISTELDMAVSGSEDGTVIIHTVRRGQFVAALQPPGATLPGPVSHLVLGSEGQIVVQSSAWERVGAQVTYSLHLYSVNGKLRVSLPLVEQPTALAVTEDFVLLGTAQCALHILHLNKLLPAAPPLPMKVPIRSVAVTKERSHVLVGLEDGKLIVVGAGQPSEARSSQFARKLWRSSRRISQVSSGETEYNPGDAR; this is translated from the exons AGAGCCTGCAGGATGCAGATGGCTTGCCTCCCGTGCTGCTTTTGCGTCTCGTCCACCTCTTTGGTGCTGTCCTTGCAGGAGGGAAG GAGAACGGGCAGATGGCTGTGAGCGCCGGCTCTGTGCAGGGCCTGTTGGGTGTGGTACGGGGCTGGGACCGTGGGCCAGCCCAGGACCCCCGCCTAGTGCCCCTGGCACTGGAGGCACTAGTGGGTGCAGTACATGTCCTGCATGCCAGCCGCACACCCCCTCGTGGGCCAGAGCTCCGAACCCTGCTTGAGGGCTACTTCCGCATCCTTAATGCCGACTGGCCGGCGGGCCCAAGCCCAGGCCCTGAAGAGGCCCTCGTCACCCTACGGGTCAGCATGCTCG ATGCCATCCCCATGATGCTGGCATGTGAGGATCGGCCGGTGCTGCAGGCCACCTTCCTCAGCAACAATTGCTTTGAGCACCTTACTCGCCTCATCCAGAATAGCAAG ctGTACCTGCAGGCCCGGGCGCCCCCTGAGGGGGACAGTGACCTGGCTACCCGGTTACTGACCGAGCCCGATGTCCAGAAG gtACTGGACCAGGACACAGATGCCATCGCGGTGCACGTAGTCAGAGTACTTACCTGCATCATGAGCGGCTCCCCCTCAGCCAAG GAGGTGTTTAAAGAGCGCATTGGCTACCCTCACCTGCACGAGGTTTTGCAGAGCCAAGGTCCCCCCACCCATCGGCTGCTGCAGGAGCTACTCAACATG GCTGTGGAGGGGGACCACAGCGTATGTCCACCGCCACCGATCCTGAACGAGCAGCCCGTGCTGATGCTGATGCAGTGGCTGCCGGCCCTGCCCACGGCGGAGCTGCGGCTCTTCCTCGCACAACGCCTTTGGTGGCTCTGCGACAGCTGCCCCGCCAGCCGCTCCACGTGTGTGCAGGCGGGTCTGGTGGGCTACCTGCTGGAGACGCTCAGCACGGGGGTCGCCCTGGGGGTCCGCTGCCAGGAGCAGCTGTTGGCGCTGCTGCAGGCATTGGGCCGTGTGTCTCTGCGGCCCTTGGAGCTTCGTTGCCTGCTGCGCCCCCCGCCAGGGCTGGACTCGGGGCCGGGCGGAGCGGAGGCTGGGAATGCCCGACACGCCGGTGCCATCATTCGTGCATTGTCGGGCATGGCCCGGCACCGGGGCCCTGCACGAGCCCTGCACTACTTTGACCTCACGCCCAGCATGGCCGGTATTATGGTACCCCCCGTGCAGCGATGGCCAGGACCCGGCTTCACCTTCCATGCCTGGCTCTGTCTGCACCCCACGGCTGCAGCACCTGCCCCGGCCCCCTCACGGCCACTCCAGCGGAAGCAGCTGTACAG CTTCTTCACCAGCAGCGGCTCAGGGTTTGAGGCCTTCTTCACGGCAGCTGGGACACTGGTGGTGGCCGTGTGCACCCGGAAGGAGTACTTGACCATGAGCTTGCCTGAAGTGTCCTTTGCCGACTCTGCCTGG CACTGCGTGGCCATTGTCCATATGCCTGGGCGCCGGCCCTTCAGCCAGAACCTGGTCCATGTCTACAAAGACGGCCATCCGGTCAAGACAGCACCCCTCCGCTGCCCCTCTCTCAGTGAG CCTTTCTCCTCCTGCTGTATCGGCTCCGCTGGGCACCGCACAACGACCACCACCACGGGGCTGCCTCCGCCACCAGTCCCCGCTGCCCTGGCTCACGCTCACCCCTCCCTGTCCCGCTCCCAGTCGGTCCCGGCTACCGCAGGGCTTGGCTGGGGGTCGGGGCTGGTGGCCCCCCTGCAGGAGGGCAGCATCAGCTCCACCCTTGCAGGCACACAGGACACTCGGTGGGGCAGCCCCACGTCTCTGGAGGGTGAGCTGGGAGCCGTGGTCATCTTCCACGAAGCCCTGCAGGCAGCGTTCCTGCGGGCCCTGAGCACCTTGG ggcCCAATGAGATGGCACCCTTCAAGCCCGAGGGGGAACTACACGAGCTCAGCACCAAGCTGCTCCTCCATTACTCACCTCAG GCCTGTAAGAACAACATCTGCCTGGACCTGTCTCCTGGCCACAGGCTGGATGGCCGCCTGACAGGCCACAGGGTGGAGACCTGGGACGTGAAG GACGTGGTGACTTGCGTGGGAGGCATGGCTGCCCTGCTGCCCCTGCTGGAGCGAGTGGCTTCACAGCCCCAAGAGGCCGAGGCAGGTCCAGCCGAGACACATGACCTCGTGGGGCCCGAACTGACCTCTGGCCACAACACCCAGGGCCTGCTTCTCCCACTGGGCAAGTCCTCCG AAGAGCGCATGGAGAGGAATGCAGTGGCCGCCTTTCTGCTGATGCTGCGGAACTTCCTGCAGGGCCACACGGTGAACCAGGAGAGCCTGGTGCAGTGCCAGGGGCCTGCCATCATCGGGGCCCTGCTGCGCAAG GTCCCCAGCTGGGCCATGGACATGAATGTGCTCATGTCTGCCCAGCTGCTGATGGAGCAGGTGGCAGCGGAGGGCAGTGGGCCCCTCCTGTACTTGCTTTACCAGCATTTGCTCTTCAACTTCCACCTGTGGAGCCCCAGTGACTTTGCCGTGCGCCTGG GCCACATCCAGTACATGTCTAGCATCGTCCGGGAGCACAGACAGAAGCTGCGGAAGAAGTATGGGGTTCAGTTCATCCTGGATGCGCTGCGCACCCATTACAG CCCACAGCGGGAGCACCCCCTAGCGGCTGACGACGTGCGCACAGTGCAGACCTCACTCCTCGGCCTGGTGCGGGAGTTCCTGGTCCGGAGCTCCGCCACTGATCACTTGCAGGTCACGCTGAGCTTTCTGGCGGCTACAGGCGATGATGGCCAG GTGGCGGGTGCTCTGGACCTGCTGCTGGCACTGCTGCAGGGCTCACCAGCACAGGAGGCTCTGGCTGTCTTCCTGTTGGAGCAGGGGAACCTTGAGGTTTTGCTGGCACTGCTGGTGCAGCCAAGGTCACTGTCCCTGCTGCCCGACCGAGTCTGCAAG aTCCTGCGCAGATTGCAGCAGAACGAGCGCTTACCTGAACGGAGTCGCCAGCGGCTCCGGCTGCGAGAATACGGTCTCCAGGGTCTCATCGCCTGCCTGCCGGAGGGGGCTGCTTCGCCCCAGCTCTGCCAGGGCCTCTACAAGCTATTCCTGGGGGCAG ATTGCCTGAACCTCTCAGATCTGTTGGCTGTGGTGCAGCTGTCCCTCCAGGCTGACCTCGGCGTCCGCCTGGACGTTTGTCGCCAG CTTTTCCACCTCATCCACGGACAACCAGACGTAGTGCAGCTGCTGGCCCGGCAGGCCGGCTGGCAGGATGTGCTGACCCGGCTGTACGTCCTGGAGGCTGCCACAGCTGGCAGtcccctgccctttcccccagAGACACCCACATCCCCAGAGCCAGCCTTATGCAAGCCACCCACCGAATCACCTGAGTCTTCGGATGTCTTCCTGCCCTCGGAAACTCCCAGCCCCGACCCTGACAGCTTTTACCACGCTCTCTCTCCATTTTGTACACCCTTTGACCTGGGCCTGGAACGGGCCAGCGTGGGTTCGTGCAACAATGCgggcagtggcagtggcagtgggACTCTTACTCCGGCCAGCCAGCCTGGCACACCTTCCCCACTGGATGGGCCCCGGCCCTTCCCTGTGGCCCATGGCCGCCATAGCTCTAGTCTCTCCAACGTGCTGGAGGACGGCAGCCTCCCGGAACCCGCCATCAGTGGGGATGATACCTCAAATACCAGCAACCCACAG CAAACCCCTGAGGAGGAGTTGTGCAACCTGCTCACCAACGTGCTGTTCTCGGTGGCGTGGCGGGGCGTGGAAGGCAGCGATGAGGCCGCCTGGCGGGAGCGTGGCCAGGTCTTCTCGGTGCTCACCCAGCTGGGCGCCTCAGCCACGCTGGTGCGCCCGCCAGACTGCATCAAGCGCAG cctcctggaGATGATGCTGGAGTCAGCCCTGACCGACATCAAAGAGGCCCCTGCTGGGGTCCTGGCCAGCCTCACCCAGCAGGCGCTTTGGCTGCTGCGCCTGCTGCAGGACTTCCTGTGCGCCGAGGGTCACGGTAATCAGGAGCTGTGGAGTGAGAAG CTCTTCGAAGGCGTGTGCAACCTGCTGGATCGTATGGGAGCCTGGCCACACCTGGCCAATGGCACAGCAGATCTGCGAGAGATGGCACAGATTGGCCTGCGCCTGGTGCTTGGCTACATCCTGCTGGAGGACCCGCAG CTGCACGCCCAGGCCTATGTGAAGCTGCACTCGCTCCTGCAGACAGCGGTGCCCATGCGGCGCGAGGAGGCCTGCTACGTGCTCTCCAAGCTGGAGTCGGCGCTGGCGCGGGCACTCAACACCCCCACCTCAGAAACGCCCACCGAGGAAAGGGAGCCCTCAGCTGCAGCTGCCGCAGCCACGGAACGCTGCTCGTGGCTGGTGCCACTGGTGCGCACGCTGCTGGACCGTGCCTACGGGCCGCTGGGGCTCCAGTGGGGGCTGCCTTCCCTGCCGCCCACCAACGGCAGCCCCACCTTCTTCGAGGACTTTCAGGCCTTTTGTGCCACACCTGAATGGCGCCACTTCATCGACAAGcag GTGCAGCCCACCATGTCGCAGTTCGAAATGGACACCTACGCGAAGAGCCACGACCTCATGTCGGGCTTCTGGAATGCCTGCTACGACACGCTCATGAGTAGTGGACAGCGGCGCCAGAGGGAGCGGGCACATAGTCGTCGGGCTTTCCAG gaGCTGGTGCTGGAACCAGCACAGAGACGGGCACGCCTGGAAGGGCTGCGTTACGCGGCGGCACTGAAGCAGCAGGCAGCGCAGCACTCCACGGCTCTGCTCCACTGGGGGGCGCTGTGGCGTCAGCTCTCCAGCCCCTGTGGGGCCTGGGCCCTTAG GGACCCACCGCTTCCCCGCTGGAAGTTGTCCAGTGCCGAGACATACTCGCGCATGCGTCTGAAGCTAGTGCCCAACCATCACTTCAACCCTCATTTGGAAGCTAGTGCCCTGCGGGACAACCTGG GTGAAGCCCCCCTGACACCTACCGAGGAGGCCTCGCTACCTCTAGCAGTCACCAAGGAGGCCAAAGTCAGCACGCTGCCAGAGGAGCTTCCGGAAGACCAGCTCGGCGAAGATGAGCTGGCCGCGCTGGAGACCGT GATGCAGGCAGCAGAACTGGACGAGCAGCATGAGAAGCTGGTGCTGTCAGCGGAGTGCCAGCTGGTCACAGTGGTGGCTGTAATCCCAGGGCTGCTGGAGATCACAACGCAGCACGTGTACTTCTACGATGGCAGCGCAGAGCGTGTGGAAACTGAGGAGG GCATCGGCCACGACTTCCGGCGCCCGCTCGCCCAGCTGCGTGAAGTCCACCTGCGGCGTTTCAACCTGCGCCGCTCCGCCCTTGAGCTCTTCTTCATCGATCAGGCCAACTACTTCCTCAACTTCCCGTGCAAGGTGGGCGGGACCACAGCCTCATCTCCTTGgcaggcccccaggccccaacCCTGCCTCATCCCACCCCACACCCAGGTACGGAACCAGGTGTACTCGTGGCTCCTGCGCCTGCGCCCCCCAGCCCAAGGCTACCTAAGCAGCCGCTCCCCCCAGGAGATGCTGCGTGCCTCTGGCCTCACCCAG aaaTGGGTACAGCGTGAGATATCCAACTTCGAATACTTGATGCAACTCAACACCATTGCAGGGCGGACCTACAACGACCTGTCTCAGTACCCTGTG TTCCCCTGGGTCCTGCAGGACTACGTGTCCCCAACTTTGGACCTCAGCAACCCGGCCGTCTTCCGGGACCTGTCCAAGCCCATCGGTGTGGTGAACCCCAAGCATGCCCAGCTCGTGAGGGAGAA GTACGAGAGCTTCGAGGACCCTGCGGGCACCATCGACAAGTTCCACTATGGCACCCACTATTCCAATGCGGCGGGCGTGATGCACTACCTCATCCGCGTGGAACCCTTCACCTCCTTGCACGTCCAGCTGCAGAGTGGCCG ctttgACTGCTCCGACCGGCAGTTCCACTCAGTGGCGGCAGCCTGGCAGGCCCGCCTGGAGAGCCCCGCTGACGTGAAGGAGCTCATCCCGGAGTTCTTCTACTTCCCCGACTTCCTGGAGAACCAGAACG GCTTCGACCTGGGCTGCCTCCAGCTGACCAACGAGAAGGTGGGCGATGTGGTGCTGCCGCCATGGGCCAGCTCTCCTGAGGACTTCATCCAGCAGCACCGCCAGGCTCTG GAGTCGGAGTATGTGTCTGCCCACCTGCACGAGTGGATTGACCTCATCTTTGGCTACAAGCAGCGGGGACCGGCCGCGGAGGAGGCCCTCAATGTCTTCTATTACTGCACCTATGAGG GGGCTGTGGACCTGGACCACGTGGCGGATGAGCGGGAACGGAAGGCTCTGGAGGGCATTATCAGTAATTTTGGGCAGACTCCCTGTCAGCTGCTAAAG GAGCCACATCCAGCTCGGCTATCAGCCGAGGAAGCAGCCCAACGCCTTGCACGTCTGGACACTAACTCACCTAGCATATTCCAGCACCTGGACCAGCTCAAGGCCTTCTTTGCGGAG GTCATCAGTGATGGCGTGCCCCTGGTACTGGCCCTGGTTCCCCACCGGCAGTCCCACTCCTTCATCATCCAGGGCTCCTCAGACCTGTTG GTGACCGTGAGTGCCAGTGGGCTGCTGGGCACCCACAGCTGGTTGCCCTACGACCGTAACATAAACAACTACTTCAGCTTCAGCAAAGACCCCACCATAGGCAACCCCAA GATGCAGCGACTGCTGAGTGGCCCGTGGGTGCCAGGCAGTGGTGTGAGTGGGCAAGCCCTGGCAGTGACCCCCGACGGAAAGCTGCTGTTCAGTGGTGGCCACTGGGATGGCAGTCTGCGAGTGACCTCACTATCCCGGGGCAAGCTGTTGAAGCAACTCAACCGCCACCTTG ATGTAGTGACCTGCCTTGCATTGGACACCTGCGGCATCTACCTCATCTCAGGCTCCCGGGACACCACGTGCATGGTGTGGCGGCTTCTGCAGGAG GGCGGTCTCTCGGTGGGACTGGCATCAAAGCCCGTGCAGGTCCTCTACGGGCATGAGGCTGCAGTGAGCTGTGTGGCCATCAGCACTGAACTCGACATGGCTGTGTCTGGATCTGAG GATGGAACTGTGATCATCCACACTGTACGCCGTGGCCAATTTGTGGCAGCACTACAGCCCCCAGGGGCCACGTTACCCGGACCTGTGTCCCACCTGGTGCTGGGGTCAGAGGGCCAGATTGTGGTACAGAGCTCGGCGTGGGAACGTGTCGGGGCTCAG GTCACCTACTCCTTGCACCTGTACTCAGTGAATGGGAAGTTGAGGGTTTCGCTGCCCCTGGTAGAGCAGCCCACAGCCCTGGCAGTGACAGAGGACTTTGTTCTGCTGGGCACAGCACAGTGTGCCCTGCACATCCTCCACCTGAACAA acTGCTCCCAGCTGCGCCTCCTCTACCCATGAAGGTGCCCATCCGAAGTGTGGCTGTGACCAAGGAGCGCAGCCATGTGCTCGTGGGCCTGGAGGACGGCAAGCTTATCGTGGTGGGCGCGGGGCAGCCCTCTGAG GCGCGCAGCAGCCAGTTCGCGCGGAAGCTGTGGCGGTCCTCCAGGCGCATCTCCCAGGTGTCCTCAGGGGAGACAGAGTACAACCCTGGAGACGCGCGCTGA